The following coding sequences are from one Bombus terrestris chromosome 14, iyBomTerr1.2, whole genome shotgun sequence window:
- the LOC100650981 gene encoding uncharacterized protein LOC100650981: protein MVPSKSTTNSSRRSSILKPPKPRHPLQNLNFNSSSNESSPTATAKIKRRVSFAEKKHVKEFCNSLEQGTVWDNTYEEHDLSNLKVPCSSNQKECETESVYKENVFDNIHENNVQFVCNKVTNENVDVEEYSSHIANKIEDVNCQNEMLLTEPLVTLHDAVVQETESTFLTDLQLKNDNHISKNIIVYEDPDRNLTEKVLELSESNVNNFHHNELNTFTSTSVQNMYMDLTEVVPSNMYFSAHYKDTEEIKDVSMELTTLVLPSSAQNFLQFNKPNVTENLINQDMPMELTGALPSVIKLNDNISNPQAAMCSEDDKTKRFHNVSMEMTTAVPPSIHNLQPSSNSINYCVSNDKENRTITFHDVSMDITKVVERTFYKSPDRLPMIQEPLQCKYNITRQDERTELLNTSLEMTNVVPVNIHSGKKNRRQHATNLGSPESSIKKLRINSNVYETQTNDSKTRICNNESMEFTTAVTTLPRIYQNNLQIATQNVPTTQSNSSASTFDNSRSHLLSNKTIIFHDNSMTFTNVLPSLNKRGNMEGKIIVYSESNINDNKDVTTTQSQAEDFDIDFTKDRQSALPDSVQNRNLPDFSTCTDNVLKDITATVAIPCLLNSDTTMNKESYIDKENNFPKSVENNVLEKYTPIKVQSSANITPSMPLHESVQQATFASALRENNTEIACATFNSVSNDASAVNSELNKDKHSPVKYTQIITSHPRRTYTIQPSNSNHTFTISNKENNISEINNDVLDINNKENDVCSVSNNTECLQNRDYNRECLTDKSDMFFNENVEVLESIPSLPSFNCLDDLTDTDMNVSCNKEVKIEANCLSKNGNSKGTLNLEDCQGIVLEENVRKSCTFLIKRTSLNDAPENSNLEQEDQVQTDEIQKLELLDVRDNNTESQILHLSSSTVNDSEKLSSTPVNEENGQDLRLNNSNLENQSIEYSLSNIRAIHESTPKADNDKLIDIHRMEVNNESYSNDKLQLSLEPHTSCKEDVAIELDPFSALMNELKDYAKSNEIIWEVYHENIEKSMFIVGFISCSLLVVIFIRDPCDVINNEFIKEIKLISRLADDADALISIVHRIILEKLDITKLLDLYKNRKDILPMLNYISEEVKLAMDFMFDLKRLNDLNLMEITHDSVSFISQTKTGSIVLEITIDIKPFDKIESQNISVHCLIGSVREKDIKKLIMNVKRDHKFLRRYINDVKDYIYLMDESTV, encoded by the exons AT GGTTCCCTCCAAATCTACTACAAACAGTTCAAGGCGATCTTCT ATACTTAAGCCTCCCAAACCACGCCATCCTCTGCAGAACTTAAACTTTAATAGCTCTTCCAATGAAAGTAGTCCTACTGCAACGGCAAAGATTAAAAGACGTGTTAGTTTTGCAGAAAAAAAACATGTCAA AGAATTTTGCAATTCCTTGGAGCAAGGAACTGTATGGGATAATACATATGAAGAGCATGATTTAAGTAATCTCAAAGTACCATGTTCTTCTAATCAAAAAGAATGTGAGACTGAAAGCGTATACAAAGAAAATGTTTTTGataatattcatgaaaataatGTGCAGTTTGTttgtaataaagtaacaaatgAAAATGTTGATGTTGAAGAATATAGTTCACACattgcaaataaaattgaagatgTAAATTGTCAAAATGAAATGTTACTGACTGAACCATTAGTTACACTTCATGATGCAGTTGTTCAAGAAACTGAGTCTACTTTTTTGACTGATTTACAGTTGAAAAATGATAACCACATATCAAAGAATATTATCGTGTATGAAGATCCTGATAGAAACTTAACTGAAAAAGTGTTAGAGTTATCAGAAtcaaatgtaaataattttcatcatAATGAATTAAATACATTTACATCTACATCTGTTCAGAATATGTATATGGATTTGACTGAAGTTGTTCCCAGTAACATGTATTTTAGTGCACATTATAAGGATACCGAAGAGATTAAAGATGTATCAATGGAATTAACAACACTTGTTTTACCATCAAGTGCACAAAATTTTCTGCAATTTAACAAACCTAATGTAACAgagaatttaataaatcaagATATGCCAATGGAATTAACTGGAGCCTTACCATCTGTCATTAAACTTAATGATAATATTAGTAATCCACAGGCAGCTATGTGTAGTGAAGATGATAAAACTAAAAGATTTCATAATGTTTCAATGGAAATGACTACAGCAGTACCACCTTCTATACATAATTTACAACcaagtagtaatagtataaattatTGTGTTTCAAATGATAAAGAGAATAGAACAATTACTTTTCATGATGTATCAATGGATATTACTAAAGTTGTAGAAAGAACCTTTTATAAATCTCCTGACAGATTACCAATGATACAAGAACCATtgcaatgtaaatataatattacaagaCAGGATGAAAGAActgaattattaaatacatcTTTAGAAATGACTAATGTAGTCCCAGTTAATATacattctggaaaaaaaaatcGTAGACAACATGCAACTAATCTTGGTAGTCCAGAAAgtagtattaaaaaattaagaattaactCAAATGTTTATGAAACACAAACAAATGATAGTAAAACTAGAATTTGTAATAATGAGTCAATGGAATTTACCACAGCTGTAACAACTTTACCTAGAATATACCAAAATAATTTACAGATAGCTACACAAAATGTACCTACCACCCAATCAAATTCTTCTGCTTCTACGTTTGACAATAGTAGAAGTCATTTACTATCAAATAAAACTATTATTTTTCATGATAATTCTATGACATTTACAAATGTATTACCATCACTTAATAAAAGGGGCAATATGGAAGGAAAGATAATTGTATATTCTGAGtcaaatataaatgataataaagatGTAACAACAACACAATCTCAAGCTGAAGATTTTGACATAGATTTTACTAAAGATAGACAATCAGCATTACCTGATAGTGTTCAAAATAGAAACCTTCCAGATTTCTCAACCTGTACTGATAATGTCTTAAAAGATATTACTGCTACTGTAGCAATTCCTTGTTTATTAAACTCAGATACAACCATGAATAAAGAAAGCTATATAGATAAGGAAAACAATTTTCCAAAAAGTGTAGAAAATAATGTTCTGGAAAAGTATACTCCAATTAAAGTTCAGAGTTCTGCAAATATTACACCTAGCATGCCCTTGCATGAGTCAGTGCAACAAGCTACTTTTGCTTCAGCTTTGAGAGAAAATAACACAGAAATAGCTTGTGCTACATTTAACTCTGTATCAAATGATGCTTCTGCTGTAAATTCTGAGTTAAATAAAGATAAACACTCACCAGTTAAATACACACAAATAATTACATCACATCCAAGAAGAACATATACAATTCAACCATCAAATAGTAATCACACTTTTACAATCAGCAACAAAGAAAATAACATTTCAGAAATTAACAATGATGTTCTTGATATAAATAACAAGGAAAATGATGTATGTAGCGTTTCGAATAATACAGAATGTTTACAAAATAGAGATTATAATAGGGAATGCTTAACGGATAAAAGCGATAtgtttttcaatgaaaatgtGGAAGTATTAGAATCAATTCCATCATTACCATCATTTAATTGTTTGGATGATTTGACAGATACAGATATGAATGTTAGTTGCAATAAGGAAGTTAAGATAGAAGCAAATTGCCTTTCAAAAAATGGGAATAGTAAAGGTACTTTAAATCTTGAGGATTGTCAAGGAATTGTATTAGAGGAAAATGTGCGGAAATCTTGCACATTTCTGATAAAACGTACATCTCTAAATGATGCACCAGAGAATTCAAATCTTGAACAAGAGGATCAAGTACAAACAGATGAAATCCAGAAGTTGGAATTGCTGGATGTAAGAGATAACAATACAGAGTCTCAAATTTTACATCTTTCATCTTCAACAGTAAATGATAGTGAAAAATTATCTTCGACGCCCGTTAACGAAGAAAATGGTCAAGATTTACGTTTGAACAATTCTAACTTAGAAAATCAAAGCATAGAATATTCTTTATCAAATATAAGAGCTATTCATGAAAGTACTCCAAAAGCTGATAATGATAAGTTAATTGATATACACAGAATGGAAGTAAATAATGAATCTTATTCAAACGATAAATTGCAACTAAGTTTGGAACCTCATACTTCTTGCAAAGAAGATGTTGCAATTGAATTGGATCCTTTTTCTGCGTTAATGAACGAGTTGAAAGATTATGCGAAAAg TAACGAGATTATTTGGGAAGTATACcacgaaaatatcgaaaaaagtATGTTTATTGTTGGTTTCATATCGTGTTCACTGTTAGTAGTAATATTTATACGGGATCCTTGTgatgtaataaataatgaatttattaaagagattaaattaatttcacgattaGCAG atGATGCGGATGCATTAATAAGTATAGTTCatagaataattttagaaaagttAGACATAACAAAATTATTGGACTTATATAAAAATCGTAAGGATATTTTACCGATGTTAAATTACATTTCGGAGGAAGTAAAGTTAGCAATGGATTTTATGTTCGATTTGAAGCGCTTGAACGACCTAAATTTGATGGAAATAACTCACGATAG cGTATCTTTCATATCACAAACTAAAACTGGGAGCATTGTACTGGAGATTACGATAGATATCAAACCGTTCGATAAGATTGAATCTCAAAATATCTCCGTCCATTGTCTTATAGGTTCTGTGAG agagaaagatattaaaaagttGATAATGAATGTAAAAAGAGATCATAAATTTCTGCGGAGATATATAAACGATGTGAAAGACTATATATATCTAATGGATGAGTCTACTGTAtaa
- the LOC100650500 gene encoding homocysteine-responsive endoplasmic reticulum-resident ubiquitin-like domain member 2 protein, which translates to MEGIAVKVIIKAPNQQIKDQIVNCDIGWTVRQLKEHLSDVYPSKPERASQKLIYSGQLLNDSTCLKDVLRHCNGQEDQTYIVHLVCASQKTSTNKITEQVVENTKTISIARSTVENTRLNNTNNIQNQSQHITNVAMQHTPAQLYSTLQYFDPRNSQQMAWMQQAYTHYFTQYMQLMAAQGIQLQTSIPYVQQMNVNTNDNVQNPYTNNTNNNNNNNNNNNNNNVGDEQQQPAAQEADVNGGNNGAGEDGAFNRDWLDVFYMLSRIILFFTLVYFYSSPLRFLIVTFLGFAMYLYQGGFFRVQPILLPENNNGRGDRVDNNNQILQNEAIGPQPAQQQNGQVPAVQAEARTNANEEHEEERPGALAFTWTFFSTFFASLFPDQPNVI; encoded by the exons ATGGAAGGAATCGCTGtcaaagtaataataaaagcaCCGAATCAGCAGATTAAAGATCAAATCGTAAATTGTGATATTGGGTGGACCGTTCGCCAATTAAAAGAACATTTGTCTGATGTTTATCCTAGTAAACCA GAACGAGCAAGTCAGAAACTCATATATTCAGGGCAATTATTAAATGATTCCACATGTTTAAAAGATGTGTTGAGACACTGTAATGGGCAAGAAGATCAAACCTATATAGTTCACTTAGTCTGTGCTTCGCAAAAAACATCAACAAATAAAATAACTGAACAAGTTGTGGAAAATACAAAAACAATTTCTATTGCAAGAAGTACAGTGGAAAATACGagattaaataatacaaataatatacaGAATCAAAGTCAACATATTACTAATGTTGCTATGCAACATACTCCGGCACAATTGTATTCTACACTACAATATTTTGATCCACGAAATAGTCAACAAATGGCTTGGATGCAACAAGCATATACCCATTATTTTACACAATATATGCAACT gaTGGCAGCACAAGGAATACAATTACAGACTAGCATTCCATATGTTCAGCAAATGAATGTCAATACAAATGATAATGTTCAAAATCCATATACAAATAACacaaacaacaacaataataataataataataataataataataatgtaggTGATGAGCAACAACAACCTGCTGCTCAAGAAGCTGATGTTAATGGAGGAAATAATGGTGCTGGAGAAGATGGTGCATTTAACAGAGATTGGCTAGATGTTTTTTATATGCTGTCCagaataattctttttttcacTTTAGTATATTTTTACTCATCTCCTCTAAGATTTCTTATTGTTACGTTTCTTGGCTTTGCAATGTATCT ATATCAAGGTGGTTTTTTCCGGGTACAACCTATTCTATTACCTGAAAATAATAATGGTAGAGGGGATCGGGTGGATAACAATAAccaaatattacaaaatgaaGCAATAGGTCCACAACCTGCACAGCAACAAAATGGTCAAGTACCAGCTGTACAAGCAGAAGCAAGAACAAATGCAAATGAAGAACATGAAGAGGAAAGACCTGGTGCACTTGCTTTTACCTGGACATTTTTCAGTACATTTTTTGCTTCGCTTTTTCCAGATCAAccaaatgttatttaa
- the LOC100651345 gene encoding atypical kinase COQ8B, mitochondrial isoform X1 yields the protein MSQHRMSDVIGILRGAKVVAEAVIKHQEETVKHIVKTSSLKTTTEKCLSDNLKTLNNIKLSKVPVQITKEFKEVTERINVVEKGIIEFLKLKTKEVTGMPVDSDKPGKSTRTKLHVYNPAKDPKEIIIEMDDPNVKPDNENDIRSKQDKPLKKYSTVKEKIETISKLEYEIPKIELSEKDKAILKKLELEHEKKIKSQNMKQDVSNTLKTDFEILENKATENMKVALESSQVKPKPSVRPKQTLSPSAKAQKVPSTRLQRMISFGTLGVGLGVGTVAEYTRRTLGLKKQSLGDTFDSLFLTKANAERIVSTLCKVRGAALKIGQILSIQDETIINPELQKVFERVRQSADFMPKWQVEKVLATELGHDWKNKLATFEDRPFAAASIGQVHHGTLLNGQDVAIKIQYPGVAMGIQSDVENLVGIMKVWNIFPKGMFIDNLVEVAKRELAWEVDYVREAECTRRYKQLIEPYLDYYVPAVVDELSTSQIFTTEMVEGIPVDKCTSMNMETREHICKLIMSLCLKELFVFRYMQTDPNWSNFFYNTNTRQLILLDFGACRGYEKSFMDKYIEIIYAASEGDRNKILNLSREMGFLTGYESKLMEEAHVDAVMVLGQVFDKNSKYYDFGGQDVTKRIQSLVPTILDHRLCPPPEEIYSLHRKLSGVFLLCAKLQVKINCRDMFREVYANYKFE from the exons ATGTCTCAACATCGGATGTCTGATGTCATTGGTATACTTAGAGGAGCTAAGGTAGTAGCCGAAGCTGTGATTAAGCATCAAGAAGAAACAGTTAAACACATAGTAAAGACTTCAAGTTTGAAGACTACTACAGAGAAATGCCTGTCagataatttaaaaacattgaataatataaaactaaGTAAGGTTCCT GTTCAAATAacaaaagaatttaaagaaGTGACAGAACGAATAAATGTTGTTGAGAAGGGtataatagaatttttgaaattaaaaactaaAGAAGTGACAGGAATGCCAGTTGATTCAGATAAACCTGGAAAATCTACCAGAACTAAATTACATGTTTATAATCCTGCTAAAGAtccaaaagaaataataatagagaTGGATGATCCAAACGTAAAACCTGATAACGAAAATGATATACGAAGTAAACAGGATAAACCATTAAAAAAGTACTCAACtgtgaaagaaaaaattgaaacaatttccaaactagaATATGAAATACCTAAAATTGAACTTTCTGAGAAAGATAAGGCAATTTTGAAGAAATTGGAATTAGAgcatgaaaaaaaaataaagagtcAGAACATGAAACAAGATGTATCAAATACATTAAAAACTGATTTTGAGATATTAGAAAACAAGGCAACAGAAAATATGAAAGTAGCTTTAGAAAGCTCTCAAGTTAAACCAAAACCATCTGTTAGACCAAAGCAAACT cTTTCACCTAGTGCAAAAGCACAAAAAGTTCCATCTACCAGATTACAAAGAATGATAAGCTTTGGAACATTAGGAGTTGGTCTTGGTGTTGGTACAGTTGCAGAATACACACGTAGAACACTTGGATTAAAAAAACAAAGTCTTGGAGACACATTTGATAGCCTGTTTCTTACTAAAGCAAATGCAGAAAGAATAGTTTCTACATTATGTAAAGTGAGAG GTGCAGCTTTAAAAATTGGACAAATTTTAAGTATACAAGATGAAACCATTATAAATCCTgaactacaaaaagtatttgaacgagTTAGACAAAGTGCTGACTTCATGCCAAAGTGGCAAGTTGAGAAGGTATTAGCCACTGAACTTGGACATGACTGGAAAAATAAATTAGCAACCTTTGAAGATAGACCATTTGCTGCAGCTTCCATTG GCCAGGTACATCATGGTACCTTGTTAAATGGACAAGATGttgcaattaaaattcaatatccTGGTGTAGCTATGGGTATTCAAAGTGATGTTGAGAATTTAGTAGGCATAATGAAG GTTTGGAATATTTTCCCAAAAGGCATGTTTATAGATAATTTAGTGGAAGTTGCAAAACGTGAACTTGCATGGGAAGTGGATTATGTAAGAGAAGCAGAATGTACAAGAAGATATAAACAACTTATAGAACCGTATTTAGATTATTATGTTCCAGCTGTAGTAg atgAGCTATCAACGAGTCAAATTTTTACAACTGAGATGGTAGAAGGAATTCCAGTAGATAAATGTACAAGTATGAATATGGAAACAAGAGAACATATCTGCAAATTAATAATGAGTTTGTGCCTTAAAGAATTGTTTGTTTTTCGATACATGCAAACTGATCCAAATTGGTCCAATTTCTTTTATAACACCAATACAAGACAA TTAATATTGTTAGATTTTGGCGCATGTCGAGGATATGAGAAATCATTTATGGATAAAtacattgaaataatttatgcTGCAAGTGAAGGCgatcgtaataaaattttaaatttatctagAGAAATGGGATTCCTTACAGGATACGAGTCTAAA CTTATGGAAGAAGCTCATGTAGATGCAGTAATGGTCTTGGGTCaagtatttgataaaaattctaaatattatGACTTTGGTGGGCAAGATGTAACTAAACG
- the LOC100651345 gene encoding atypical kinase COQ8B, mitochondrial isoform X2, giving the protein MPVDSDKPGKSTRTKLHVYNPAKDPKEIIIEMDDPNVKPDNENDIRSKQDKPLKKYSTVKEKIETISKLEYEIPKIELSEKDKAILKKLELEHEKKIKSQNMKQDVSNTLKTDFEILENKATENMKVALESSQVKPKPSVRPKQTLSPSAKAQKVPSTRLQRMISFGTLGVGLGVGTVAEYTRRTLGLKKQSLGDTFDSLFLTKANAERIVSTLCKVRGAALKIGQILSIQDETIINPELQKVFERVRQSADFMPKWQVEKVLATELGHDWKNKLATFEDRPFAAASIGQVHHGTLLNGQDVAIKIQYPGVAMGIQSDVENLVGIMKVWNIFPKGMFIDNLVEVAKRELAWEVDYVREAECTRRYKQLIEPYLDYYVPAVVDELSTSQIFTTEMVEGIPVDKCTSMNMETREHICKLIMSLCLKELFVFRYMQTDPNWSNFFYNTNTRQLILLDFGACRGYEKSFMDKYIEIIYAASEGDRNKILNLSREMGFLTGYESKLMEEAHVDAVMVLGQVFDKNSKYYDFGGQDVTKRIQSLVPTILDHRLCPPPEEIYSLHRKLSGVFLLCAKLQVKINCRDMFREVYANYKFE; this is encoded by the exons ATGCCAGTTGATTCAGATAAACCTGGAAAATCTACCAGAACTAAATTACATGTTTATAATCCTGCTAAAGAtccaaaagaaataataatagagaTGGATGATCCAAACGTAAAACCTGATAACGAAAATGATATACGAAGTAAACAGGATAAACCATTAAAAAAGTACTCAACtgtgaaagaaaaaattgaaacaatttccaaactagaATATGAAATACCTAAAATTGAACTTTCTGAGAAAGATAAGGCAATTTTGAAGAAATTGGAATTAGAgcatgaaaaaaaaataaagagtcAGAACATGAAACAAGATGTATCAAATACATTAAAAACTGATTTTGAGATATTAGAAAACAAGGCAACAGAAAATATGAAAGTAGCTTTAGAAAGCTCTCAAGTTAAACCAAAACCATCTGTTAGACCAAAGCAAACT cTTTCACCTAGTGCAAAAGCACAAAAAGTTCCATCTACCAGATTACAAAGAATGATAAGCTTTGGAACATTAGGAGTTGGTCTTGGTGTTGGTACAGTTGCAGAATACACACGTAGAACACTTGGATTAAAAAAACAAAGTCTTGGAGACACATTTGATAGCCTGTTTCTTACTAAAGCAAATGCAGAAAGAATAGTTTCTACATTATGTAAAGTGAGAG GTGCAGCTTTAAAAATTGGACAAATTTTAAGTATACAAGATGAAACCATTATAAATCCTgaactacaaaaagtatttgaacgagTTAGACAAAGTGCTGACTTCATGCCAAAGTGGCAAGTTGAGAAGGTATTAGCCACTGAACTTGGACATGACTGGAAAAATAAATTAGCAACCTTTGAAGATAGACCATTTGCTGCAGCTTCCATTG GCCAGGTACATCATGGTACCTTGTTAAATGGACAAGATGttgcaattaaaattcaatatccTGGTGTAGCTATGGGTATTCAAAGTGATGTTGAGAATTTAGTAGGCATAATGAAG GTTTGGAATATTTTCCCAAAAGGCATGTTTATAGATAATTTAGTGGAAGTTGCAAAACGTGAACTTGCATGGGAAGTGGATTATGTAAGAGAAGCAGAATGTACAAGAAGATATAAACAACTTATAGAACCGTATTTAGATTATTATGTTCCAGCTGTAGTAg atgAGCTATCAACGAGTCAAATTTTTACAACTGAGATGGTAGAAGGAATTCCAGTAGATAAATGTACAAGTATGAATATGGAAACAAGAGAACATATCTGCAAATTAATAATGAGTTTGTGCCTTAAAGAATTGTTTGTTTTTCGATACATGCAAACTGATCCAAATTGGTCCAATTTCTTTTATAACACCAATACAAGACAA TTAATATTGTTAGATTTTGGCGCATGTCGAGGATATGAGAAATCATTTATGGATAAAtacattgaaataatttatgcTGCAAGTGAAGGCgatcgtaataaaattttaaatttatctagAGAAATGGGATTCCTTACAGGATACGAGTCTAAA CTTATGGAAGAAGCTCATGTAGATGCAGTAATGGTCTTGGGTCaagtatttgataaaaattctaaatattatGACTTTGGTGGGCAAGATGTAACTAAACG